The following coding sequences are from one Streptomyces sp. NBC_01485 window:
- a CDS encoding cupin domain-containing protein, protein MMEVKTLDKPDERRDFPRGHLEAVHMTGLDFAVGTFEPGWRWSESVAPIAGTASCQVHHNGYVVQGRMHITMDEGGEGELGPGDVFVVPPGHDAWVVGDEQCVVYDFAGAMAKDYAKAK, encoded by the coding sequence ATGATGGAAGTGAAGACGCTCGACAAGCCCGATGAACGGCGCGATTTCCCCCGCGGCCACCTGGAGGCCGTGCACATGACCGGCCTCGACTTCGCCGTCGGGACCTTCGAACCCGGCTGGCGCTGGTCCGAGTCCGTGGCGCCGATCGCGGGAACCGCCAGCTGCCAGGTCCACCACAACGGCTACGTCGTCCAAGGACGCATGCACATCACCATGGACGAAGGCGGCGAGGGCGAACTCGGCCCGGGTGACGTCTTCGTGGTCCCGCCCGGGCACGACGCCTGGGTCGTGGGCGACGAACAGTGCGTGGTGTACGACTTCGCCGGTGCCATGGCCAAGGACTACGCGAAGGCGAAGTAG
- a CDS encoding VWA domain-containing protein, producing MSADVADRLVGFVAALRAHGVRVGTGETVDAAEAATALGFADRGLLREGLAATLLHSTDQRRVFDTVFDLYFPRGVGAPQGEPGDRDDLRDRLAAALAADDEAMLSRLAIEAVDGLGGYGSSPGADGWSSYQTLERLRPQTLLARVRDELRARGGDIGFADRLLEDEIRRRIEAFRALVAGEARRRVAERQGRDEIARRAVAPTADRVDFLYAGQDRLAELRRTVQPLARKLATRMAARRRRASRGTIDLRRTLRGSLSTGGVPMRPVLRRRRPVRPELVLLCDVSGSVSGFSDFTMLLVQALHDQFSKVRVFAFVNRIDEVTGLLRHGAADPEGLGARVQAEARLTGHHGSSDYGVALGEFVQRYGGAVGPRSTVFVLGDARTNMSDPNLAALRQIAEQARHTHWLNPEPRPQWGTGDSAAPEYAELVAMHECRNAHQLGALVGRLLPV from the coding sequence GTGAGCGCCGACGTCGCCGACCGTCTGGTCGGCTTCGTCGCCGCGCTGCGCGCGCACGGCGTCCGCGTCGGCACCGGCGAGACCGTGGACGCCGCCGAGGCGGCCACGGCGCTGGGGTTCGCGGATCGCGGGCTGCTGCGCGAGGGACTGGCCGCGACGCTGCTGCACTCGACGGACCAACGCCGGGTGTTCGACACCGTCTTCGACCTGTATTTCCCGCGCGGCGTCGGCGCGCCCCAGGGCGAGCCCGGCGACCGGGACGACCTGCGTGACCGGCTGGCCGCCGCACTCGCCGCGGACGACGAGGCGATGCTGTCCAGGCTGGCGATCGAGGCGGTCGACGGGCTGGGCGGGTACGGGAGTTCACCGGGCGCGGACGGCTGGTCGTCGTACCAGACCCTGGAACGGCTGCGCCCGCAGACGCTGTTGGCACGGGTGCGGGACGAACTCCGGGCCCGGGGCGGTGACATCGGGTTCGCCGACCGGCTCCTCGAGGACGAGATCCGGCGACGCATCGAGGCCTTCCGTGCCCTGGTGGCCGGGGAGGCGCGACGCAGGGTGGCGGAGCGGCAGGGGCGGGACGAGATCGCCCGGCGCGCGGTGGCGCCGACCGCCGACCGGGTCGACTTCCTGTACGCGGGGCAGGACCGGCTGGCCGAACTGCGGCGGACGGTACAGCCGTTGGCCCGCAAGCTCGCCACCCGGATGGCGGCGCGCCGCCGCCGGGCCTCGCGGGGCACGATCGACCTGCGGCGCACCCTGCGCGGCTCCCTCTCGACGGGCGGTGTCCCGATGCGGCCCGTGCTGCGCCGCCGGCGCCCGGTCCGTCCCGAACTGGTGCTGCTGTGCGATGTGTCGGGCTCGGTGTCCGGCTTCTCCGACTTCACGATGCTGCTGGTGCAGGCGCTGCACGACCAGTTCAGCAAGGTGCGCGTGTTCGCCTTCGTCAACCGGATCGACGAGGTGACGGGACTGCTCCGGCACGGTGCCGCCGATCCGGAAGGCCTCGGCGCCCGCGTCCAGGCCGAGGCGCGGCTGACGGGCCACCACGGCAGCAGTGACTACGGCGTCGCCCTCGGCGAGTTCGTGCAGCGCTACGGCGGTGCGGTCGGCCCGCGCAGCACGGTCTTCGTGCTCGGCGACGCCCGGACGAACATGAGCGACCCGAACCTGGCCGCGCTGCGGCAGATCGCCGAACAGGCCCGCCACACCCACTGGTTGAACCCCGAGCCCCGCCCCCAGTGGGGGACCGGCGACTCGGCCGCACCCGAGTACGCCGAGCTGGTCGCGATGCACGAATGCCGCAACGCTCACCAACTCGGCGCCCTGGTCGGCCGGTTGCTCCCGGTCTAG
- a CDS encoding AAA family ATPase produces the protein MFTSVDDVSARLAETGYLASPAVATTVFLADRLGKPLLVEGPAGVGKTELAKAVAEVAGARLVRLQCYEGVDESRALYEWNHAKQLLRISAGRDETWDETRTDIFSEEFLLPRPLLTAIRGDEPTVLLIDETDKADVEVEGLLLEVLSDFQITVPELGTVSATRRPFVVLTSNASRELSEALRRRCLFLHIGFPEEELERRIVRLKVPGIDGALADSVVRVVGALRAMDLRKAPSVAETIDWARTLLALGATTLDEAVVRASLGVILKHQDDILKAGAKLDLDAV, from the coding sequence TTGTTCACGTCCGTCGACGATGTCTCCGCCCGGCTCGCGGAGACCGGGTATCTCGCCTCCCCCGCCGTCGCCACGACCGTCTTTCTCGCCGACCGGCTGGGCAAGCCACTCCTCGTGGAGGGCCCGGCCGGGGTCGGCAAGACGGAGCTCGCCAAGGCGGTCGCGGAGGTGGCGGGGGCCCGGCTGGTGCGGCTGCAGTGCTACGAGGGTGTGGACGAGTCCCGGGCGCTGTACGAGTGGAACCACGCCAAGCAGTTGCTGCGCATCAGCGCGGGCCGCGACGAGACGTGGGACGAGACCCGCACGGACATCTTCAGCGAGGAGTTCCTGCTGCCGCGCCCGCTGCTGACCGCCATCCGGGGCGACGAGCCGACCGTCCTGCTGATCGACGAGACCGACAAGGCCGACGTCGAGGTGGAGGGGCTGCTCCTCGAAGTGCTCAGCGACTTCCAGATCACCGTCCCGGAACTGGGCACGGTCTCCGCGACCCGCCGCCCCTTCGTCGTCCTCACCTCCAACGCGAGCCGGGAACTGTCGGAGGCACTGCGCCGCCGCTGCCTGTTCCTCCATATCGGCTTCCCCGAGGAGGAGTTGGAGCGGCGGATCGTCCGGCTGAAGGTGCCGGGCATCGATGGGGCGCTGGCCGATTCGGTGGTCCGGGTGGTCGGCGCGCTGCGCGCGATGGACCTGCGCAAGGCGCCCTCCGTCGCCGAGACCATCGACTGGGCGCGCACGCTGCTCGCGCTCGGCGCGACGACCCTCGACGAGGCCGTCGTCCGGGCCAGTCTGGGCGTGATCCTCAAGCACCAGGACGACATCCTCAAGGCCGGCGCGAAGCTCGACCTGGACGCCGTGTGA
- a CDS encoding LutC/YkgG family protein: MSSRERILGRVRRALADVPQDDPSYAEAVARDYLREHGDRSVAETVELLAENLADYRALVHRCGAGELPSMVARLLADRKAATVLVPPGLEESWLAETDVTRVPDRGESTAHELDRVDSVVTACAIAVAETGTIVLDGGPDQGRRRITLVPDHHICVVRVPDQVVSSVPQALERLDPRRPLTWISGPSATSDIELDRVEGVHGPRTLEVILVG, from the coding sequence GTGAGCAGCAGGGAACGGATCCTGGGCCGGGTGCGGCGCGCGCTGGCCGACGTACCGCAGGACGACCCGTCGTACGCGGAGGCCGTCGCGCGCGACTACCTACGGGAGCACGGCGACCGGAGCGTCGCCGAGACGGTGGAGCTGCTGGCGGAGAACCTGGCGGACTACCGGGCGCTCGTGCACCGGTGCGGAGCAGGTGAACTGCCGTCCATGGTCGCCCGGTTGCTCGCGGACCGGAAGGCGGCGACCGTGCTCGTGCCGCCCGGCCTGGAGGAGTCGTGGCTCGCGGAGACGGACGTCACGCGCGTGCCGGACCGGGGTGAGAGCACCGCGCACGAGCTCGACCGGGTCGACAGCGTCGTCACGGCGTGCGCGATCGCGGTCGCCGAGACCGGGACGATCGTCCTGGACGGCGGTCCCGACCAGGGCCGTCGCCGGATCACCCTGGTCCCCGACCACCACATCTGCGTGGTACGCGTCCCCGACCAGGTCGTGTCCTCTGTGCCGCAGGCGCTCGAACGGCTGGATCCGCGGCGGCCGTTGACATGGATCTCCGGTCCGTCGGCGACCAGCGACATCGAGCTGGACCGGGTGGAGGGGGTGCACGGGCCGCGCACACTGGAGGTGATCCTCGTCGGCTGA
- a CDS encoding LutB/LldF family L-lactate oxidation iron-sulfur protein — protein sequence MSGTFVGMPAFPEAAREAVGNPTLRGNLRHATHTIRAKRAKAVAELSDWAALREAGKRIKDHTLRQLDRYLVQLEESVTAAGGTVHWAADADEANRIVTRLVKETGESEVVKVKSMATQEIGLNEALEAEGIRAYETDLAELIVQLGDDRPSHILVPAIHRNRGEIRDIFRAEMSEWGRPAPEGLTDTPAELAEAARLHLREKFLRARVGISGANFMVAETGTLVVVESEGNGRMCLTLPETLISVVGIEKIVPTWRDLEVFLQTLPRSSTAERMNPYTSTWTGTTDGDGPRTFHLVLLDNGRTDTLADEVGRQALRCIRCSACLNVCPVYERAGGHAYGSVYPGPIGAILSPQLRGTQSEIDASLPYASSLCGACYEVCPVAIDIPEVLVHLRERIVEGGPVTREGNKVVLKPAKGHAAERAAMRAARWAFGRPGVLRTGQRLASRTRRFHPRTLPGPGKAWSGTRDLPAVPAEPFRDWWQRTRGTIGEGGAK from the coding sequence GTGAGCGGGACGTTCGTCGGGATGCCGGCGTTTCCGGAGGCCGCGCGCGAGGCGGTCGGCAACCCGACCCTGCGCGGCAATCTGCGGCACGCCACGCACACCATCCGCGCCAAGCGCGCGAAGGCGGTCGCCGAGCTGTCCGACTGGGCGGCGCTGCGGGAGGCCGGCAAGCGGATCAAGGACCACACCCTCCGTCAACTCGACCGGTATCTGGTCCAGTTGGAGGAGTCGGTCACGGCGGCGGGCGGCACGGTCCACTGGGCCGCCGACGCGGACGAGGCGAACCGGATCGTGACCCGGCTGGTCAAGGAGACCGGCGAGTCGGAGGTCGTCAAGGTCAAGTCCATGGCCACGCAGGAGATCGGGCTCAACGAGGCGCTGGAGGCCGAGGGCATCCGGGCCTACGAGACCGATCTCGCCGAGCTCATCGTGCAGTTGGGCGACGACCGGCCGTCGCACATCCTGGTCCCCGCCATCCACCGCAACCGGGGTGAGATCCGGGACATCTTCCGCGCGGAGATGAGCGAGTGGGGGCGTCCGGCGCCCGAGGGCCTCACCGACACGCCCGCCGAACTCGCCGAGGCCGCACGCCTCCACCTGCGCGAGAAGTTCCTGCGGGCCAGGGTCGGGATCTCCGGTGCGAACTTCATGGTCGCCGAGACCGGCACCCTGGTCGTCGTCGAGTCCGAGGGCAACGGGCGGATGTGCCTCACACTCCCCGAGACGCTGATCTCCGTCGTCGGCATCGAGAAGATCGTGCCGACCTGGCGGGACCTGGAGGTCTTCCTCCAGACGCTGCCCCGCTCCTCCACGGCCGAGCGCATGAACCCGTACACGTCGACCTGGACCGGCACGACGGACGGCGACGGTCCGCGGACCTTCCACCTCGTCCTGCTGGACAACGGCCGCACCGACACCCTCGCCGACGAGGTCGGCCGCCAGGCCCTGCGCTGCATCCGCTGCTCGGCCTGTCTGAACGTCTGCCCGGTGTACGAGCGGGCCGGCGGCCACGCCTACGGCTCGGTGTACCCGGGGCCGATCGGCGCGATCCTCAGCCCCCAGCTCCGGGGCACGCAGAGCGAGATCGACGCCTCACTCCCGTACGCCTCGTCGCTGTGCGGCGCCTGCTACGAGGTCTGCCCGGTCGCCATCGACATCCCGGAGGTGCTGGTGCACCTGCGGGAACGGATCGTCGAGGGCGGGCCGGTGACGCGGGAGGGCAACAAGGTGGTGCTGAAGCCGGCCAAGGGGCATGCCGCCGAGCGGGCCGCGATGCGGGCGGCGCGCTGGGCGTTCGGCCGGCCCGGCGTCCTGCGCACCGGCCAGCGGCTGGCGTCCCGCACCCGCCGCTTCCACCCTCGTACGCTGCCCGGTCCGGGCAAGGCGTGGAGCGGTACACGGGATCTGCCGGCCGTGCCCGCGGAGCCGTTCCGCGACTGGTGGCAGCGTACGCGGGGCACGATCGGAGAGGGCGGGGCGAAGTGA
- a CDS encoding (Fe-S)-binding protein has product MRVALFLTCVNDTLYPDTGRAVVKLLTRLGVEVDFPMAQTCCGQAHYNTGYRHEAEPLARHFSDVFGEYEAIVTPSGSCGAMVRELYPRMGERARAEGRGNTLAATLAPVVPKTYELTEFLVDVLGVTDVGAYYPHTVTYHPTCHGLRSLGLGERPRRLLQAVKGLELVELPGADECCGFGGTFALKNPDVSAAMGADKVRNAESTGAEVLCAADNSCLMHIGGTMTRLKTGMRPVHIAEILAGTEGEPAL; this is encoded by the coding sequence ATGCGTGTCGCACTGTTCCTGACCTGTGTCAACGACACGCTCTATCCGGACACCGGCCGCGCCGTGGTGAAACTCCTGACCAGGCTGGGCGTCGAGGTCGACTTCCCGATGGCCCAGACCTGCTGCGGGCAGGCCCACTACAACACCGGCTACCGCCATGAGGCAGAGCCGCTCGCCCGGCATTTCTCCGATGTCTTCGGGGAGTACGAGGCGATCGTCACGCCCTCCGGGTCGTGCGGGGCGATGGTGCGGGAGCTGTATCCGCGGATGGGCGAGCGGGCCCGGGCGGAGGGGCGCGGGAACACCCTCGCCGCCACGCTGGCGCCGGTGGTCCCGAAGACGTACGAGCTGACCGAGTTCCTGGTCGACGTGCTCGGGGTGACGGACGTCGGCGCGTACTACCCGCACACGGTGACCTACCACCCCACGTGTCACGGACTGCGGAGTCTCGGGCTCGGGGAGCGGCCCCGGCGGCTGCTGCAGGCGGTGAAGGGGCTGGAGCTGGTCGAACTGCCCGGCGCCGACGAGTGCTGCGGTTTCGGCGGGACCTTCGCGCTGAAGAACCCGGACGTCTCGGCGGCGATGGGCGCCGACAAGGTGCGCAACGCGGAGTCGACGGGCGCCGAGGTGCTGTGCGCGGCCGACAACTCCTGTCTGATGCACATCGGGGGGACCATGACCCGGCTGAAGACCGGTATGCGGCCGGTGCACATCGCGGAGATCCTGGCGGGCACGGAAGGGGAACCTGCGCTGTGA
- a CDS encoding rhamnulokinase — protein sequence MRPYAAVDLGASSGRVMVGRVGPDSLELTEAHRFPNRPVRVPEGLRWDVLSLYAGVLDGLRAAGRVDSVGIDSWAVDYGLLDADGTLLGNPVHYRDARTEGVAEKVWASVPAAELYAATGLQYAPFNTLYQLTAAASSTQLAQARRLLLIPDLLTYWLTGEQGTELTNASTTQLIDPRTRDWSHGVAARLGIDLSLFAPLRQPGDPAGLLRAEVLAETGLTGPVPVTAVGSHDTASAVAAVPATGERFAYICTGTWSLAGLELAAPVLTEESRAANFTNELGLDGTVRYLRNIMGLWLLQECVRAWGDPELGGLLRAAAAVPALRSVVDAGDAAFLAPGRMPERIADACRASGQPVPASPAEFTRCILDSLALAHRRAIEDAQRLADHPVDVVHVVGGGTRNALLCQLTADACGLPVVAGPTEAAALGNVLVQARTHGPAGDLTAVRRLLARTQPLTRYEPQGGTGRWRAAQARLAAL from the coding sequence GTGCGGCCGTACGCCGCTGTCGACCTCGGCGCGTCCAGCGGGCGCGTCATGGTCGGCCGGGTGGGCCCGGACTCGCTGGAGCTGACGGAGGCGCACCGTTTCCCCAACCGGCCGGTCCGGGTTCCGGAGGGGCTGCGCTGGGACGTGCTGTCCCTGTACGCGGGAGTGCTGGACGGGCTGCGGGCGGCCGGCCGGGTGGACTCCGTCGGCATCGACAGCTGGGCCGTGGACTACGGCCTGCTGGACGCCGACGGGACCCTGCTCGGCAACCCCGTCCACTACCGCGACGCCCGGACCGAGGGCGTCGCGGAGAAGGTGTGGGCGAGCGTCCCGGCCGCCGAGCTGTACGCGGCGACGGGTCTTCAGTACGCGCCCTTCAACACCCTGTACCAGTTGACGGCCGCTGCCTCCTCGACCCAACTGGCGCAGGCGCGGCGGCTGTTGCTCATCCCCGACCTGCTGACGTACTGGCTGACCGGCGAGCAGGGCACCGAGCTCACCAACGCCTCCACCACCCAGCTCATCGATCCCCGCACCCGCGACTGGTCCCACGGCGTCGCCGCCCGGCTCGGCATCGACCTGAGCCTGTTCGCACCCCTGCGACAGCCGGGCGACCCGGCGGGACTGCTGCGGGCCGAGGTGCTGGCGGAGACGGGGCTGACCGGGCCCGTGCCGGTGACGGCCGTCGGCTCGCACGACACGGCGTCGGCCGTGGCCGCCGTCCCCGCCACCGGGGAGCGGTTCGCGTACATCTGCACCGGCACCTGGTCCCTGGCCGGACTGGAACTGGCCGCGCCCGTGCTCACCGAGGAGAGCCGCGCCGCCAACTTCACCAACGAACTGGGGCTGGACGGCACGGTCCGCTACCTGCGCAACATCATGGGGCTGTGGCTGCTCCAGGAGTGCGTACGGGCCTGGGGGGACCCGGAGTTGGGCGGGTTACTGCGGGCGGCGGCCGCCGTGCCCGCGCTGCGGTCGGTCGTGGACGCGGGGGACGCGGCGTTCCTGGCCCCCGGGCGGATGCCGGAGCGGATCGCCGACGCGTGCCGTGCCTCCGGGCAGCCGGTGCCCGCGTCTCCCGCCGAGTTCACGCGCTGCATCCTCGACTCCCTCGCCCTCGCGCACCGGCGGGCGATCGAGGACGCCCAGCGGCTCGCCGACCACCCGGTCGACGTCGTGCACGTCGTCGGCGGCGGCACCCGCAACGCGCTGCTGTGCCAACTCACCGCCGACGCCTGCGGGTTGCCGGTGGTGGCCGGTCCGACGGAGGCTGCCGCACTGGGCAACGTACTCGTCCAGGCCCGGACGCACGGGCCGGCCGGCGACCTCACCGCGGTGCGCCGGCTGCTCGCCCGTACCCAGCCACTGACCCGCTACGAGCCGCAGGGCGGCACCGGGCGGTGGCGCGCGGCGCAGGCCCGGCTCGCCGCGCTGTGA
- a CDS encoding bifunctional aldolase/short-chain dehydrogenase, with amino-acid sequence MPTHPEAAALLGRSHRLGADARNTNYAGGNTSAKGTGTDPVTGGDVELMWVKGSGGDLGTLTEGGLAVLRLDRLHALKGVYPGVEREDEMVAAFDYCLHGKGGAAPSIDTAMHGLVDAAHVDHLHPDSGIALACAADGEKLTAECFGDRVVWVPWRRPGFQLGLDIAAVQAANPQAVGCVLGGHGITAWGDTSEECERNSLHIIEAAEAFLTERGRAEPFGPVIEGYEAPAEDERRARAAALAPYVRALASQDRPQVGHFDDSDVVLDFLARAEHPRLAALGTSCPDHFLRTKVRPLVLDLPPTGPLEESVARLKELHAAYRAEYAAYYRRHAEPDSPAMRGADPAIVLVPGVGMFSFGKDKQTARVAGEFYVNAINVMRGAEAVSSYAPIEESEKFRIEYWALEEAKLRRMPKPKPLATRVALVTGAGSGIGKAIARRLVAEGACVVVADLDGENAAVVAEELGGADKAVAVTVDVTSEEQIAGAFRAAVLAFGGVDLVVNNAGISISKPLLETSVKDWDLQHDIMARGSFLVSREAARVMIAQELGGDIVYIASKNAVFAGPDNIAYSAAKADQAHQVRLLAAELGGHGIRVNGVNPDGVVRGSGIFAGGWGAQRAAVYGVEEAKLGEFYAQRTILKREVLPEHVANAVFALTGGELTHTTGLHVPVDAGVAAAFLR; translated from the coding sequence ATGCCCACCCATCCCGAAGCCGCTGCTCTCCTTGGCCGGTCGCACCGACTCGGCGCTGATGCCCGTAACACGAACTACGCCGGTGGGAACACGTCCGCCAAAGGCACTGGCACCGATCCCGTGACCGGTGGGGACGTTGAACTGATGTGGGTGAAGGGGTCCGGTGGGGACCTCGGGACACTCACCGAGGGCGGGCTCGCCGTGTTGCGGCTGGATCGGCTGCACGCGCTCAAGGGGGTGTACCCGGGGGTCGAGCGCGAGGACGAGATGGTTGCCGCGTTCGACTACTGCCTGCACGGGAAGGGTGGGGCGGCGCCGTCGATCGACACCGCCATGCACGGGCTGGTCGACGCCGCTCACGTGGATCATCTGCACCCCGACTCCGGGATCGCGCTCGCCTGTGCGGCCGACGGGGAGAAGTTGACCGCCGAGTGTTTCGGGGACCGTGTGGTGTGGGTGCCCTGGCGGCGGCCGGGCTTCCAGCTCGGGCTGGACATCGCCGCCGTGCAGGCCGCCAACCCGCAGGCCGTCGGGTGTGTCCTCGGCGGGCACGGGATCACCGCCTGGGGCGACACCTCCGAAGAGTGCGAGCGCAACTCGCTGCACATCATCGAGGCCGCGGAGGCGTTCCTGACGGAGAGGGGCCGCGCCGAGCCCTTCGGTCCCGTCATCGAGGGGTACGAGGCGCCGGCCGAGGACGAGCGGCGGGCGCGGGCCGCCGCGCTCGCGCCGTACGTACGGGCCCTCGCCTCTCAAGACCGGCCCCAGGTCGGGCACTTCGACGACTCCGACGTCGTCCTCGACTTCCTGGCGCGGGCCGAGCACCCACGGCTCGCCGCGCTCGGTACGTCGTGCCCGGACCACTTCCTGCGGACCAAGGTGCGGCCGCTGGTCCTCGACCTGCCGCCGACCGGCCCGTTGGAGGAGTCCGTCGCGCGGCTGAAGGAGCTGCACGCCGCCTACCGTGCGGAGTACGCCGCCTACTACCGGCGGCACGCCGAGCCCGACTCCCCCGCGATGCGCGGCGCGGACCCGGCCATCGTGCTGGTGCCGGGCGTGGGGATGTTCTCCTTCGGCAAGGACAAGCAGACCGCGCGGGTGGCCGGTGAGTTCTACGTCAACGCGATCAACGTGATGCGGGGCGCCGAGGCGGTGTCCTCGTACGCGCCGATCGAGGAGTCGGAGAAGTTCCGCATCGAGTACTGGGCGCTGGAGGAGGCCAAACTCCGGCGGATGCCGAAGCCCAAGCCGCTGGCCACCCGGGTGGCCCTGGTGACGGGGGCCGGGAGCGGGATCGGGAAGGCGATCGCACGTCGGCTGGTCGCCGAGGGGGCGTGTGTCGTCGTCGCCGACCTCGATGGTGAGAACGCCGCCGTTGTCGCGGAGGAGCTCGGCGGGGCCGACAAGGCCGTCGCCGTCACCGTCGACGTGACGTCCGAGGAGCAGATCGCCGGTGCCTTCCGGGCCGCCGTGCTCGCCTTCGGCGGGGTCGACCTCGTCGTGAACAACGCCGGGATCTCCATCTCCAAGCCGCTGCTGGAGACTTCGGTCAAGGACTGGGATCTCCAGCACGACATCATGGCCCGCGGGTCGTTCCTCGTCTCGCGTGAGGCGGCTCGGGTGATGATCGCGCAGGAGCTGGGCGGGGACATCGTCTACATCGCGTCGAAGAACGCCGTCTTCGCCGGGCCCGACAACATCGCCTACTCCGCCGCCAAGGCCGACCAGGCTCATCAAGTGCGGCTGCTGGCCGCCGAGTTGGGTGGGCACGGGATTCGCGTCAACGGGGTGAACCCGGACGGTGTGGTGCGTGGGTCGGGCATCTTCGCCGGGGGGTGGGGGGCTCAGCGCGCGGCCGTGTACGGGGTCGAGGAGGCGAAGTTGGGGGAGTTCTACGCGCAACGGACCATCCTCAAGCGGGAGGTGCTGCCCGAGCACGTCGCCAACGCCGTGTTCGCGCTGACGGGTGGGGAGTTGACCCACACCACCGGGCTGCACGTCCCCGTCGACGCGGGTGTGGCGGCCGCGTTCCTCCGGTGA
- the rhaI gene encoding L-rhamnose isomerase — MTDLAAVKAALKTQAVETPSWAYGNSGTRFKVFTQQGVPRTPQEKLDDAAQVHAFTGVAPTVALHIPWDRVEDYSALAKHAENRGVKLGAINSNTFQDDAYKLGSICHPEAAVRRKALDHLLDCVDIMDATGSADLKLWFADGTNYPGQDDLRARQDRLAEGLSEVYARLGDGQRMLLEYKFFEPAFYSTDVPDWGTAYAHCLKLGPKAQVVVDTGHHAPGTNIEFIVATLLREGKLGGFDFNSRFYADDDLMVGAADPFQLFRIMYEVVRGGGFTSEVAFMLDQCHNIEAKIPAIIRSVMNVQEATAKALLVDRAALAAAQVCGDVLEANAVVMDAYNTDVRPLLVEVREEMGVEGDPIAAYRRSGWAEKVVAERVGGEQAGWGA, encoded by the coding sequence GTGACCGACCTCGCCGCGGTGAAAGCCGCGCTGAAGACCCAGGCCGTCGAGACGCCGTCGTGGGCGTACGGGAACTCGGGGACCCGCTTCAAGGTGTTCACCCAGCAGGGCGTGCCGCGCACCCCGCAGGAGAAACTGGACGACGCGGCGCAGGTGCACGCGTTCACCGGCGTGGCCCCGACCGTGGCGCTGCACATCCCGTGGGACAGGGTGGAGGACTACTCCGCGCTCGCGAAACACGCCGAGAACCGGGGCGTGAAGCTCGGGGCGATCAACTCCAACACCTTCCAGGACGACGCCTACAAGCTGGGCAGCATCTGCCACCCGGAGGCGGCGGTACGGCGCAAGGCTCTCGATCATCTGCTGGACTGCGTCGACATCATGGACGCGACGGGCTCCGCCGACCTGAAGCTGTGGTTCGCGGACGGGACGAACTATCCCGGGCAGGACGACCTCCGCGCGCGGCAGGACCGGCTGGCCGAGGGGCTCTCCGAGGTGTACGCGCGGCTGGGGGACGGGCAGCGGATGCTCCTCGAGTACAAGTTCTTCGAGCCCGCCTTCTACTCGACGGACGTGCCGGACTGGGGGACGGCGTACGCGCACTGTCTGAAGCTGGGGCCGAAGGCGCAGGTCGTGGTCGACACCGGGCACCACGCGCCCGGGACGAACATCGAGTTCATCGTCGCCACGCTGCTGCGGGAGGGGAAGCTCGGGGGCTTCGACTTCAACTCGCGCTTCTACGCCGACGACGACCTGATGGTGGGCGCGGCCGATCCGTTCCAGTTGTTCCGGATCATGTACGAGGTCGTGCGTGGGGGTGGGTTCACCTCCGAGGTGGCGTTCATGCTCGACCAGTGCCACAACATCGAGGCGAAGATTCCGGCGATCATCCGGTCCGTGATGAACGTGCAGGAGGCGACGGCGAAGGCGCTGCTCGTCGATCGGGCGGCGTTGGCTGCTGCTCAGGTCTGCGGGGATGTGCTGGAGGCGAATGCGGTGGTGATGGACGCGTACAACACGGATGTGCGGCCGTTGCTTGTCGAGGTGCGGGAGGAGATGGGGGTGGAGGGTGACCCCATTGCCGCGTACCGGAGGTCTGGGTGGGCCGAGAAGGTCGTTGCTGAGCGGGTTGGTGGGGAGCAGGCCGGTTGGGGGGCGTGA